The following proteins are co-located in the Polystyrenella longa genome:
- a CDS encoding YhaN family protein, translating to MRILQLDLTAYGPFTKRSLEFRDQTGLHIVYGPNEAGKTSSLRALKDLLYGIPQQTPDDFIHPYTKLRIGGLLEAADGVKLQFIRRKGRTKTLRGPDDVAVFDESKLQMLLRGVDADTFSLRYGINFEELRRGGDAVVRGAGELANILFAAGSGLADMRAIQGDLNTEAETLFKPRGSAQLITAALTELNQKQKEIREAQLPTSQWVDRERLLRKAESRQAEIDIKLSQIRAEKSRLQRIHDSLPLIGQRKPLQEKLIKIGDAALLPDTFQGDRREAEASLADSKRAEASASLEIKQLQEQLSQTEVPDDLLQHRAAIIKGQSDLVIYKKAAKDLPGIVADHGAIQQQALKLVEDLGRPMKMEEAASLRISKIQRRQIQELASDCQVFLEKQKANEISLQKVEQELRQVKEEIDQVPPVADASELERVIRRVLSYGAIDTQIETAQSDAQILQLQISNELSQLPGFTGDVEALERLPVPPAETIERFERELTSASEDVRRWENRIDELHSKIKELKQELDELHLEGEVPTEADLEEARHKRDAGWKWTQQRLSGEQVETDSQLAEFFKEFAPEGDLVNAFERSIVHADMLADRLRREADRVARKAGNIARLNQYEVELEHARKSFERHQSAQTKVEVEWRSLWQTIEVAPLPPREMRAWREQQQKLINRVAELRKNETTLESLGRQSDLLREELNRCLQEIEKPTLDKGEPLSLSVDRCQQIVDMIQHNNRRMEGLLEDQKKLITGQKEAQESVEKAQESLDQWRIDWVAAIANIGLKSDVKPPEAIMVIETMDEVISSLDKAREFEKRISDINQDADVFKQSIRELIQKIAPEMLPSLENSVEQVVHTLVDQLSRAETNQTRVQSWNEQLLKQQSALEEAKGLIAHWSTKLEELCALAGCHAMDELTQAEERSRLRRETESQLNTLDQQLTGLAAPTSLEEWITEAEEYNPDQVQADLIAMNESITLFEQEKQENSEGIGEHRNELTRMNGNADAAEAQLQAELLTASIRSDAEEYIRVRLASVILTRAMERFREESQGPILTHASKLFASLSCGSFAGLRVDYDSNGNALVVGVRPDDQAVHVEGMSDGTCDQLYLSLRLALFERSLEGQEPLPFIVDDILINFDDDRSQMALDALSQLAKKTQVIFFTHHEHLVDIARSALDQESVDIIRL from the coding sequence ATGCGTATTCTGCAATTAGACCTGACTGCGTATGGACCCTTCACCAAGCGGTCGCTCGAATTCCGCGATCAGACCGGTCTGCACATTGTCTACGGCCCCAACGAAGCGGGTAAAACATCGTCACTGCGAGCCTTGAAGGATTTACTGTACGGCATTCCCCAGCAGACACCGGACGACTTTATTCACCCTTATACGAAACTCCGTATTGGTGGCCTGCTCGAAGCGGCAGACGGCGTTAAGCTGCAATTCATCCGCCGTAAGGGACGCACCAAGACATTACGTGGGCCGGACGATGTCGCCGTCTTCGATGAATCGAAACTGCAGATGTTACTACGCGGAGTTGATGCTGACACATTTTCGCTACGGTATGGAATCAACTTCGAAGAGCTCCGCCGTGGTGGAGATGCCGTTGTTCGTGGCGCGGGCGAACTGGCGAATATCCTATTCGCCGCTGGAAGTGGTTTGGCCGACATGCGTGCGATTCAGGGAGACCTGAATACGGAAGCGGAGACGCTGTTTAAACCACGTGGATCGGCTCAACTAATTACCGCTGCACTTACGGAACTCAATCAGAAGCAGAAAGAGATTCGAGAGGCCCAGTTACCGACTTCGCAGTGGGTCGACCGGGAACGACTGCTGCGAAAAGCTGAAAGTCGACAAGCGGAGATCGACATAAAACTGTCCCAGATTCGCGCAGAAAAAAGTCGGCTACAACGCATTCACGATTCGCTACCCCTGATCGGACAGCGTAAGCCACTCCAGGAGAAACTGATAAAAATAGGTGACGCCGCGTTGCTTCCCGATACATTTCAGGGTGATCGACGGGAAGCGGAAGCCAGTTTGGCGGATTCGAAACGGGCAGAAGCCAGCGCCAGTCTGGAAATCAAACAGCTTCAGGAACAGCTTTCTCAGACCGAAGTCCCGGACGACCTGCTCCAGCATCGGGCGGCGATCATTAAAGGTCAATCGGACCTGGTAATCTATAAGAAGGCGGCGAAGGACCTTCCGGGGATCGTTGCCGATCATGGTGCGATCCAGCAACAGGCACTGAAGCTCGTCGAAGATTTGGGGCGTCCGATGAAGATGGAGGAAGCTGCCTCTCTCCGGATTTCCAAAATACAACGTCGACAGATTCAGGAACTCGCCAGCGACTGCCAGGTCTTTCTTGAAAAACAGAAGGCAAATGAAATATCACTTCAGAAGGTAGAGCAGGAACTGCGACAAGTTAAGGAAGAGATTGATCAAGTTCCTCCTGTAGCCGACGCCTCGGAATTAGAGCGGGTGATTCGACGGGTGCTAAGTTATGGTGCTATAGATACCCAGATCGAAACAGCTCAAAGTGATGCACAGATTCTGCAGTTGCAGATCTCCAATGAATTGTCGCAGCTGCCGGGTTTCACGGGAGATGTAGAAGCGTTAGAAAGACTTCCCGTTCCGCCTGCGGAAACGATCGAGCGTTTCGAGCGGGAACTTACCAGTGCCAGCGAAGATGTACGTCGCTGGGAAAATCGTATCGACGAACTTCATTCAAAAATCAAAGAATTAAAACAGGAACTCGATGAACTGCATCTGGAAGGAGAAGTTCCTACGGAAGCAGATCTCGAAGAAGCCCGACATAAACGAGACGCGGGTTGGAAATGGACGCAGCAGAGGTTAAGCGGGGAGCAAGTCGAAACTGATTCCCAGCTGGCAGAGTTCTTCAAGGAATTCGCTCCGGAGGGTGATCTTGTGAATGCATTCGAACGAAGCATCGTCCACGCCGATATGCTTGCTGATCGCCTCCGACGAGAAGCGGACCGGGTCGCACGGAAAGCGGGAAACATTGCCCGTTTAAATCAGTATGAAGTTGAACTTGAGCATGCGCGAAAATCGTTTGAGCGGCATCAATCAGCTCAGACGAAAGTCGAAGTTGAGTGGCGGTCACTCTGGCAGACGATTGAAGTTGCCCCATTACCCCCTCGCGAAATGCGCGCATGGCGAGAGCAACAGCAGAAACTGATTAACCGGGTAGCCGAGCTAAGGAAGAATGAAACGACTCTTGAATCGCTTGGCCGTCAGTCCGACCTGCTTCGAGAGGAACTGAATCGGTGTCTGCAAGAAATTGAGAAACCGACGCTCGATAAAGGAGAGCCTCTATCGCTGTCTGTAGATCGCTGTCAGCAGATCGTCGACATGATTCAACACAACAATCGCAGAATGGAAGGATTGCTGGAAGATCAGAAAAAATTAATTACAGGACAGAAGGAAGCACAGGAATCAGTTGAAAAGGCTCAGGAAAGTTTAGATCAATGGCGTATTGACTGGGTTGCTGCTATTGCGAATATCGGGCTGAAATCGGATGTTAAACCACCTGAAGCGATCATGGTGATCGAAACCATGGACGAAGTCATTTCCAGTCTGGATAAGGCACGCGAGTTTGAAAAACGTATCTCAGATATCAATCAAGATGCAGACGTTTTTAAACAATCAATACGAGAACTGATTCAGAAAATCGCCCCCGAGATGCTTCCCTCTCTCGAAAATTCCGTCGAGCAAGTCGTCCATACTCTGGTGGATCAATTGTCCCGCGCAGAAACAAACCAGACTCGGGTGCAGAGCTGGAATGAGCAACTCTTGAAACAGCAGTCCGCGTTGGAAGAAGCGAAAGGACTGATTGCACATTGGTCTACAAAACTGGAAGAACTGTGTGCACTCGCCGGGTGCCATGCTATGGACGAGTTGACCCAAGCCGAAGAGCGATCGCGGTTGCGGCGGGAGACGGAATCCCAGTTGAATACACTCGATCAGCAGTTGACTGGGTTAGCGGCTCCCACTTCGCTGGAAGAGTGGATCACAGAAGCGGAAGAATACAATCCGGATCAGGTGCAGGCCGATTTGATCGCGATGAATGAGTCCATCACGTTATTTGAACAAGAGAAACAGGAAAACTCCGAAGGAATTGGAGAGCATCGAAACGAATTGACTCGCATGAATGGTAACGCCGATGCAGCCGAGGCCCAGTTACAGGCGGAACTTCTTACGGCCTCTATTCGCAGCGATGCGGAAGAGTATATTCGAGTCCGACTCGCTTCCGTCATTCTGACCCGGGCAATGGAACGTTTCCGGGAAGAGAGTCAGGGGCCAATATTAACGCACGCCTCGAAACTGTTTGCCTCCTTGTCTTGCGGATCATTCGCCGGCCTTCGTGTAGATTATGACAGCAACGGGAATGCCCTTGTCGTGGGAGTACGTCCGGACGATCAAGCTGTTCATGTCGAAGGGATGAGCGACGGCACCTGCGATCAGCTTTATCTATCACTGCGATTGGCACTATTTGAGAGGTCTCTTGAAGGGCAAGAGCCCCTGCCCTTCATTGTGGATGACATTCTAATCAACTTCGACGATGACCGTTCTCAGATGGCCCTTGATGCCCTTTCACAACTTGCGAAGAAAACTCAGGTGATCTTCTTCACTCACCACGAGCATCTCGTCGACATCGCACGCAGCGCACTTGATCAGGAATCCGTTGATATAATTCGTTTGTAA
- a CDS encoding metallophosphoesterase family protein codes for MRFIHAADIHLDSPLKGLEKYEGAPVEEIRTATRRALENLAELAINEEVDFLIIAGDVYDGDWKDHNTGLFFVAQMNRLREADIPVVIISGNHDAANKMTRSLRLPDNVELLSHTRPATAKSARLAELGVAIHGRSFAKQAELENLVLDYPQKSTGLFNIGLLHTSLEGAEGHEPYAPCSVDHLKQKGYDYWALGHVHTRRVVIEDPPVVFPGNIQGRNIRETGEKGCYLVTADDQGVCDLQFLSLDVFRWEMLLIDATDFQHPHELIRHIGGELEKLGEQNDGLALAVRVEVTGATVINDALRAEVRRWTNELRATGISVSSSRIWVEKVKWKTTSPLQERDESHYSGPIEMLHDYFAELRQDESQLSELARQLDEFQRKMPDEIRQGETGLHIEDPEQIREWLNEIEPMLMKKLGRGGK; via the coding sequence GTGCGATTTATTCATGCGGCCGACATCCATTTGGATAGTCCGCTCAAAGGGTTGGAAAAATATGAGGGCGCGCCCGTTGAAGAAATTCGAACCGCCACACGCCGCGCACTTGAGAATTTGGCCGAACTGGCGATTAACGAGGAAGTCGATTTTTTAATCATCGCAGGGGATGTCTATGATGGCGACTGGAAAGATCATAACACGGGACTGTTTTTCGTCGCTCAAATGAATCGGCTACGTGAAGCCGATATTCCCGTCGTCATCATCAGTGGTAACCACGATGCTGCCAACAAGATGACCCGGTCGTTGCGATTGCCCGACAATGTCGAACTTCTTTCCCACACTCGTCCCGCAACTGCAAAGTCAGCACGACTGGCAGAACTCGGTGTCGCGATTCATGGCCGTTCATTTGCTAAACAGGCAGAGCTGGAAAACCTGGTTCTCGACTATCCGCAGAAGTCGACAGGCTTATTCAACATCGGACTCCTGCATACGTCGCTCGAAGGGGCCGAAGGACACGAACCGTATGCCCCCTGCTCTGTCGATCACCTCAAACAGAAGGGGTACGATTACTGGGCTCTCGGGCATGTACATACTCGTCGGGTGGTGATTGAAGATCCCCCCGTCGTTTTCCCCGGTAACATCCAGGGACGAAATATCCGAGAAACCGGTGAGAAAGGGTGTTACCTCGTCACTGCTGACGATCAAGGAGTCTGCGATCTGCAGTTTCTGTCTCTGGATGTCTTTCGCTGGGAAATGCTGTTAATCGATGCGACCGATTTCCAACATCCTCACGAATTAATAAGACATATCGGAGGAGAACTCGAAAAACTTGGCGAGCAGAATGACGGACTGGCTCTGGCTGTGCGAGTCGAAGTGACAGGAGCAACGGTAATCAATGATGCATTGCGAGCCGAAGTCAGACGGTGGACGAACGAATTGAGAGCCACCGGCATCTCCGTTTCGAGTAGCAGGATCTGGGTGGAAAAAGTGAAGTGGAAAACAACCAGCCCTCTGCAAGAGCGAGATGAAAGTCACTATTCTGGCCCGATCGAGATGTTACACGACTATTTCGCTGAGTTACGTCAAGATGAATCACAACTATCAGAACTGGCAAGACAGCTGGATGAGTTTCAACGTAAGATGCCTGACGAAATCAGACAAGGAGAGACGGGGTTACACATTGAGGACCCGGAACAAATACGCGAATGGCTTAACGAAATTGAACCGATGCTGATGAAGAAACTGGGACGGGGTGGCAAGTAA